From Sphingobacterium bambusae:
AGACAGTTCTTGCGGATTTGGAAGTTCGTTTGCCTTCAAATTTGCGGGAATGTCGGCGGCTTTGTCGGAACAAAGGGTGCAATCAGCTTTGACAGCCAAGGCTGACTATATTATATCGACCGATAGTGGTTGCCTCATGCAACTGCAATCCTATATTGATAAACATCAACTTCCTATAAAAACAAAACACCTAGCGGATGTGCTTACATCTGGCTGGGCAAATATTTAACATACAAAAGCTAACAATATGAACTCAAGAAGAACCTTTTTAAAAAATGTCGGATTAGCAACGGCTGGTCTTGCATTAGCACCATCACTCGATGTATTTGCCGCAAAGAAATCCTGGTTTGAGATTTCTTTAGCAGAATGGTCTTTGCATAAGACTTTGTTCAAAGGAGATCTGAAAAATATTGATTTTCCAGAACTTGCTGCCAAGAAGTTTGGTATCTACGGTGTAGAATATGTAAATCAGTTCTTTAAGGATAAAGCGCAAGACATGAGCTACTTAAAGGATTTAAATAACCGTGCAAAAGATAATGGCGTAACTAATGTACTCATTATGATTGATGGAGAAGGAAACCTTGGCGATGAAGACGACAACAAGAGAAAAACAGCCGTGGACAACCACCACAAATGGATCGATGCAGCGGCTTTCTTAGGTTGCAAGGCTATTCGCGTCAACGCAGCTGGAAAGGGAACGCCTGAAGAAGTAAAAGGGCGTGTCATCGAAAGTTTATCATCACTTGCTGATTACGGC
This genomic window contains:
- a CDS encoding sugar phosphate isomerase/epimerase family protein, with amino-acid sequence MNSRRTFLKNVGLATAGLALAPSLDVFAAKKSWFEISLAEWSLHKTLFKGDLKNIDFPELAAKKFGIYGVEYVNQFFKDKAQDMSYLKDLNNRAKDNGVTNVLIMIDGEGNLGDEDDNKRKTAVDNHHKWIDAAAFLGCKAIRVNAAGKGTPEEVKGRVIESLSSLADYGKKAKINVIVENHGGISSHGDWLSDVLKSVGKKNCGSLPDFGNFYEYDRYQGVQDLMPFAKGVSAKTHDFDSNGNETQIDYEKMMNIVKGAGFKGFVGIEYEGSKLSEVDGILATKKLLERFKTA